The Streptomyces taklimakanensis nucleotide sequence TCGATCCCAAGCTGCGCTGAGGGAGGCGTACGTGATGACGGTGGACAAGACCGCGGATGCTTCCCGGTCGCAGGACCCGTCGGGTGCTCCGTTGTTGGAGGTCCGTGATCTGCATGTGGAGTTCGCGGGTCGGGATGGTGCGGTGCGTGCCGTCAACGGGGTGAACTATGACGTGCGGGCCGGTGAGACGCTGGCGGTGTTGGGGGAGTCGGGGTCGGGGAAGTCGGTGACCGCGCAGGCGGTGATGGGGATTCTCGACATGCCGCCGGGGCGGATTCCGAAGGGGGAGATCCTCTTCCACGGGCAGGACATGTTGCGGATGTCCGAGGAGGAGCGGCGCAGGATTCGGGGTGCCCGGATCGCGATGATCTTCCAGGATGCTCTGTCGTCGTTGAATCCCGTGTTGAGTGTGGGGTTTCAGCTGGGGGAGATGTTCCGGGTTCATCAGGGGCTTTCGCGGAAGGATGCGAAGGCGAAGGCCGTGGAGCTGATGGATCGGGTGAAGATTCCGGCGGCGCGGGCGCGGGTGAACGATTATCCGCATCAGTTCTCCGGTGGTATGCGTCAGCGGATCATGATTGCGATGGCGTTGGCGTTGGAGCCCGAGTTGATCATCGCGGACGAGCCGACGACGGCGTTGGACGTGACGGTGCAGGCTCAGGTGATGGATCTGCTGGCGGAGTTGCAGCGCGAGTATCACATGGGTCTGATTTTGATCACTCATGATCTGGGTGTGGTGGCCGATGTGGCGGACAAGATCGCGGTGATGTATGCGGGGCGGATCGTGGAGACCGCTCCGGTGCACGAGTTGTACAAGCGGCCGGCGCATCCGTATACGCGGGGTCTGTTGGATTCCATTCCGCGGTTGGACAGCAAGGGTCGGGAGTTGTACGCGATCAAGGGGTTGCCGCCGAACATGGCGGAGGTGCCGCCGGGGTGTGCGTTCAATCCGCGGTGTCCTCGGGCGCGTGAGGTGTGTCGGACCGACACCCCGCCCCTGTACCAGGTCACCGAGGGAGCCGAGGGAAGCGGGGAAGCCGAGGCGGCCGACGGGGCAGGCGGGCCCGGTCCGAGGGCCAGCGCCTGCCACTTCTGGAAGGAGACCGTCCATGGCTGATCGCGTCGGTGCCGGTGAGCCGATTCTCGAGGTGCGGGATCTGGTGAAGCACTTTCCGTTGACGCAGGGGATCCTGTTTCGGCGGCAGGTGGGCGCGGTGCGGGCGGTGGACGGTGTGTCGTTCGCGTTGCGTCAGGGTGAGACGTTGGGGATCGTCGGCGAGTCGGGGTGCGGCAAGTCGACGGTGGCGAAGTTGTTGATGAATCTGGAGCGGCCGACCTCGGGGCAGATCCTGTACAAGGGTGAGGACATCACCCGGCTGTCGGGTCGGGCGTTGAAGGCGGTGCGGCGGAACATTCAGATGGTGTTCCAGGATCCGTATACGTCGCTCAATCCGCGGATGACGGTGGGGGACATCGTCGGGGAGCCGTTCGAGATCCATCCGGAGGTGGCGCCGAAGGGGGATCGGCGGCGTCGGGTTCAGGAGCTGCTGGATGTGGTGGGTCTGAATCCGGAGTACATCAACCGGTATCCGCATCAGTTCTCCGGTGGTCAGCGGCAGCGGATCGGGATCGCGCGGGGTCTGGCGTTGAATCCGGAGGTGATCATCTGTGACGAGCCGGTGTCGGCGTTGGACGTGTCGGTGCAGGCGCAGGTGGTGAACCTGATGGAGCGGTTGCAGGACGAGTTCGATCTGTCGTACATCTTCATCGCGCACGATCTGTCGGTGGTGCGGCACATCTCGGACCGGGTGGGGGTGATGTACCTGGGGAAGATGGCCGAGGTGGGGTCGGATGTGGAGATCTATGATCATCCGACGCATCCGTACACGCAGGCGTTGTTGTCGGCGGTGCCGCAGCCGGATCCGGAGTTGCGGGATCGGCGGGAGCGGATCATCTTGACCGGGGACGTGCCCTCGCCGGCGGATCCGCCGTCGGGGTGTCGGTTCCGTACCCGGTGTTGGAAGGCGCAGGAGCGGTGTGCGCAGGAGGTGCCCCTGTTGGCGGTGCCCGAGCGGTTCGCGGGGCAGGACACGCCCGCCGCCCATCCCTCCGCCTGCCACTTCGCCGAGGAACGGACCCGTGTGCCGGCCGGGGAGGCGGCGACCTGAGGGTCCGGGGCCGGTCGGCGCCGTACCGTCGGGAATGTTTTCTCCACCCTTGTGTCGATCCCGCGGAATACCTGTCAAGTGCGCAACAGGCCTTTTTCTGTGAATTCCTTGGAAGGGCTGTCGAAAATCAATGGTCTACACCAGTTTGACCTCTTGACCCGAGGCTCGATCCATTGCGAAAGTCCCGGCATCCGAAAAGGTTTCCGGGCTTTCGGGGGGCGAGGACGAGATGGCCAGTGCGCAGCGCACCGTGCCGGTCGGCCGGTCGCCGGGGCAGTTGATGTGGCGGCGCTTCAAGCGTGACCGCACGGGTGTCGCGGCCGCCTGTGTCGTGGTGTTCTTCTTCGCCGTCGGCCTGCTCGCGCCGGTCATCTCCCGGCTGTACGGCAAGGATCCGTACACCCGCTACGGGCAGGAGCGCGAGGGCCTGCTCAACGAGTACGGCTACCCGATCAAGCCCAACGGGGGCATCGACTCGGAGTTCTGGTTCGGCCTGGAACCCATCCTCGGTCGCGACGTGCTCACCCAACTCGTGTACGGCATCCGCACCTCGTTGTTCATCGCCGTCGCGGTGACCCTGGCCACCGTCCTGACGGCCATGGTGCTGGGGGTGGTCGCCGGGTACCTCGGCGGCAGGACGGACTACTTCATCGGCCGCACCATCGACCTGCTGATGGCCTTCCCCAACCAGCTGTTCTTCGTGGCGTTCATGCCCATCGTGGTGGCGCTCTTCGTCGACCCCGCCGACGAGACGCCCACCTACATCAGGGTGCTGGCGCTGATCCTGGTGCTCTGGTTCCTCGGCTGGATGTCCCTGGCCAGGATCCTGCGCGGCGCCACGCTGGCGCTGCGCGAGCGGGAGTTCGTGGAGGCCGCCAAGGTCGGCGGGGCCTCACCCTGGCGCATCGTCCGCAAGGAGCTGCTGCCCAACCTGGTGACCCCCATCCTGGTGCAGGCGACCTACATGCTCCCCAACTTCGTCACCACGGCCGCCGCGCTCTCCTTCCTCGGCGTCGGCATCGTCGAGCCGACCCCCGACTGGGGCCGGATGTTCGCCACCGGCGCCGAGGTCTACCAGAACGACATCACCTACATGTTCTTCCCCGGGGGCGCGATGGTCCTGTTCATCGTGGCCTTCAACCTCCTCGGGGACTCGGTCCGGGACGCCTTCGATCCCCGGACCGCCCGTTGATCACTCCCCGTCCGCGAGACGGACAGGCAGGGGGCAGGCAATGAGAAGCCATCGAACACGCGGACCGCGCGCCGTGGCCGCGGCGCTCACGGCGGGAGCGCTGCTCCTGGGCGGATGCAGCGCGGGTGGCGGAGGAGGAGGGGACGAGCGGGGCGGGGACGAGCCCGCCGCGCAGCGCTCGGCGATCGAGTTCGCCGACGCCGAAGCCTCCACCGGCCCGGCCGAGGACGTCCCCGGGGCCCGCGAGGGCGGCACCCTGCGCGTCTACCAGCGCGACAGCTACGCCCACCTGGACCCGGCGCAGATCTACGTCCAGGACGAGATGACCCTCGCCCACCTGATCCACCGCAAGCTCACCCACGTCAAGCTCGACAACGACGGCACCTACTCGGTGGTGGGGGACCTGGCCACCGACAGCGGCCGCCCCTCCGACGGCGGACGCACCTGGACCTACACGCTCAAGGACGGCATCAGGTTCGAGGACGGCTCGCCGATCACCTCCGAGGACATCCGGCACACCTTCGAGCGCCTCTTCGCCCCCTTCGTCACCCAGGGGCCGACCTACGTCCAGCAGTGGATGGCGAACAAGACCGGCGCCGCCTACCGGGAACTGCTGCCCGACGGCCCGTACGAGGGCGAGCACCTGCCCGACTCCGTCCTGGAGACGCCGGACGAGAAGACGATCGTCTTCCGCTTCGCCGAACCGCGCAACGACCTGCCCTACGCCCTGGCCATGAGCGGCTACGCCGTGGTCTCCGCGGAGAAGGACACCCGGCAGAAGTACGACAAGGACCCACTCGCCAGCGGCCCGTACCGGATCGACTCCTTCAAGCCGGGCAAGTCGATGAAGCTGGTGCGCAACCCCGAGTGGGACCCGAAGACGGACGCCGCCCGCCACCAGTACGTCGACGGGTTCGACATCACCTTCAACCACCAGTACGAGGACTCCACCAAGCGGCTGCTCAACGACAGCGGCGAGGCGCGGACCGCCGTCAGCTTCAACAACGCCGTGGACGCCGGCAGCCACCAGCGGGTGATGCGCGAGGCGAGGGACCGCACCGTCTCCGGCTACCAGGTCTTCGTGGCCCAGTTGGCGATCAACACCCGCCACGTCGAGGACGTCAGGGTCCGTCGGGCCATCGCGTACGCCTTCCCCTCCAAGCCCTACCTGGCCCCGTACGGCGGTCCCTCCGGCGGTGAGCTGGCCGGCGGCCTGATCAGTCCGCTGCTGCCCGGCTACCGGAAGGACTACGACCCGTTCGGCAAGCTGAAGAAGCCGGGCGGCGACCCCGTCAGGGCCCGCGAACTGCTGGAGGAGGCGGGCAAGGTGGGGACGAAGCTCACCTTCGCCTACCGGAACAACGACGAGGAGCAGAAGGCGTCCATCGCCGTCGCCGACGCCCTGGAGAAGGCCGGGTTCGACGTCCAGCGCAAGGAACTGCCCACGGACACCTACTACGACCTCATCGGCGACGTCGACAACGACTACGACATCTACGTCAACAACTGGGGCCACGACTGGTCCAGCGCCTCCACCGTGATCCCGCCGCTCTACGACGGCCGGGAGGTCCAGGACGGCGCGGCCAACTACTCGCACGTCGACGACCCCGAGATCAACTCCCGGATCGACGAGATCCGCAAGATCGCGGACCCGGAGAAGGCCGCGGCGGAGTGGTTCGAGCTGAGCGAGTACATCCTGGAGGAGGTCACCCCGGCCGTCCCCATCTACTACTTCAAGCAGACGCAGATCGCCGGCTCCCAGGTGGGCGGGTTGGTCTACAACAACGACATGAGCAACCTCGACGTGACCAAGCTCTACGTCAAGCGGTAGCCGCGTTCCGCCGCGGGGGCGTGCCGGGCCCACGGGGCGGGCACGCCCCGCCGCCCCCGCCGCACCACACGGCACCCCGCCGCACCGCACCGCCCCGTCTCCCCGCTCCCCCGCGTGAGGGCCGCAACCGACCATGCTGCGCTTCCTGGTGCGCCGGACACTCGGCGCCTTCGTCATCCTGCTGATCATCAGCGCCTGCACGTTCTTCCTGTTCTACGCCATCCCGCGCGACCCGGCGCTGCTCCACTGCGGCAAGACCTGCGACCCCGAGTCGCTGGAGATCATCCGCCGGAACCTGGGGCTCGACAAGCCGCTGACGGAGCAGTACTGGACGTACATGGTGGGCATCTTCGCCGGTCGGGACTTCGCCGTGGGTCCCTGCCCGGCGCCGTGCTTCGGCTACTCGTTCGCGAGCAACGAGCCGGTGTGGGGAACCATCGTCGACCGACTGCCCACCACCGTCTCGCTCGCCCTCGGTGGAGCCGTGGTCTTCCTCGTCCTCGGCCTGGGCGCCGGGATGCTCGCCGCCTGGCGACGCGGCGGGCTCGTCGACAAGCTCCTCAGCTCGATGTCGCTGGTCTTCAGCTCGCTGCAGATCTACTTCGTCGGCCCGTTGGCCATCGCCCTGCTGGTCTACCAACTGGAGCTGTTCCGGCAGCCCGAGTACGTGCCGATCACCTCCAGCCCGGTCGACTGGTTCGTGGGGCTGCTCATCCCGTGGTTCGTGCTGTCGCTGATCTTCACCGCCCAGTACACCCGGATGTCCCGCTCGACGCTGATCGAGCAGCTCGGCGAGGACCACGTGCGGGCGGCCAGGGCCAAGGGCATGCCCGGCCGCACGGTCTTCTTCCGCTACGCCTGGCGGGGCTCGCTCATCCCCATCGTGACCATCTTCGGCATCGACCTGGGCGCGCTGTTCGGCGGCGCGATGGTCACCGAGTTCACCTTCACCCTGCCCGGACTCGGGCGGCTGGCCGTGGAGTCGGTGCTCAACACCGACCTGCCCATGCTGATGGGCGTGATGCTGTTCGCCGCCACCATGATCATCCTCTTCAACATCCTGGTGGACGCCGTCTACGCGTTCATCGACCCACGCGTACGCCTGTCCCGGGAGGAGTTCGGCCGGTGACCACAGTGACCGAGAGCGCGGGCCCCGGCGCCCCGCCCGACACGGAGTCCTTCCTGTCCGTCCGCGACCTGCGCGTCCGCTTCTCCACCGAGGACGGCACCGTCCGCGCGGTCGACGGGCTCTCCTTCGACCTGGCCCGCGGCCGGACCCTGGGCGTGGTCGGCGAGTCCGGCTCGGGCAAGTCGGTGACGGGACTGTCCGTCCTCGGCCTGCACGACCGGCGCACCACCGAGGTCACCGGCCGGATCGTGCTGGACGGACAGGAGGTGACCGGCGCCGGGGAGAAGGAACTGCGGAGGTTGCGCGGCAACAAGGCCGCGATGGTCTTCCAGGACTCGTTGACCGCCCTGTCGCCCTACCACACCGTCGGGGAGCAGATCGCCGAGCCGTACCGCCGGCACACGGGCGCCTCCCGGCGCGAGGCGCGCCGGCGTGCCGTCGAGATGCTCGGCCGGGTCGGCATCCCCCACCCCCGGCTGCGGGCCGACGACTACCCGCACCAGTTCTCCGGCGGCATGCGCCAGCGGGCGATGATCGCCATGGCCCTCGTCTGCGACCCCGACCTGCTGATCGCCGACGAGCCCACCACCGCGCTCGACGTCACCGTGCAGGCGCAGATCCTCGATCTCCTGGGCGACCTCCAACGGGAGTTCGGTTCCGCGATCGTCCTGATCACCCACGACCTGGGAGTGGTCGCCGAGACCGCCGACGAGGTGCTGGTGATGTACGCGGGCCGGGCCGTCGAGCGCGGCTCCGCCGAACAGGTCCTGCGCTCCCCGCGGCACCCCTACACCTGGGGGCTGCTGAGCTCCGTGCCGCGGCTGGACGGTGACGTGGCGGAGGACCTGGTGCCCATCCCCGGCTCCCCGCCGAGCCTGCTGGACCCGCCCACCGGCTGCCCCTTCCACCCCCGGTGCGCCTTCACCGGGGAGGTCGGCGGCACCCGGTGCGCCGACGAGCGCCCCGAGCCGCCGCACGGGCGCGGAGCCGCCTGCCACCTGACGGCGGACCGGCAGCGCGCCCTCTTCGTCGAACGGATATCCGACGGGCACAGCCCCGACTGATGGTGAGGCAGTTCATGACCGTGGAGACGGGACCCACCCCACACGACGCCGAAGCCCCCGGGCCCCACGTCCCCCGGGAGTCCGACGCGCCGCTGCTGACCGCCGAGGGCCTGACCAAGCACTTCCCGATCACGGGAGGCTTCCCCTTCCGCCGGCGGGTCGGCACGGTCCGGGCGGTGGACGGGATCGACCTCACCGTGCACGAGGGCGAGAGCCTGGGTCTGGTGGGCGAGTCCGGCTGCGGCAAGTCCACCACCGGACGCCTGCTGACCCGGCTGGCGGAGCCCACGGGCGGCCGGATCTCCTACCGGGGCCGGGACATCACCCACGCCGGCCGCAGGGAGTTGGCGCCGGTCCGGACCGAGATCCAGATGATCTTCCAGGACCCCTACTCGTCGCTGAACCCCCGCCAGACGGTCGGCACGATCGTCGGCGGGCCGCTGGAGGTCAACGGGATCGATCCGCCGGGCGGCCGGGAGCGGCGGGTGCGGGAGCTGCTGGAGACCGTCGGTCTCGGCCCCGAGCACTACAACCGGTTCCCCCACGAGTTCTCCGGCGGCCAGCGCCAGCGCATCGGGATCGCCCGCGCCCTGGCCCTGGAACCGAAGCTGGTCGTGGCCGACGAACCGGTCTCGGCGCTGGACGTCTCCATCCAGGCGCAGGTCGTCAACCTGCTGCGGACGGTCCAGCGCGACCTGGGCATCGCCTTCGTCTTCATCGCCCACGACCTGGCGGTGGTCCGGCACTTCTGCCGGCGCGTGGCGGTGATGTACCTCGGCCGGATCGTGGAGATCGGCGACCGCGAGTCCGTCTACACCGCCCCGCGCCACCCGTACACCCGCGCCCTGCTCTCCGCGGTGCCCCGCCTTCGGCCGGGGAACGACGGCCGGGGGCGCATCCGCCTGACCGGT carries:
- a CDS encoding ABC transporter ATP-binding protein; this encodes MTVDKTADASRSQDPSGAPLLEVRDLHVEFAGRDGAVRAVNGVNYDVRAGETLAVLGESGSGKSVTAQAVMGILDMPPGRIPKGEILFHGQDMLRMSEEERRRIRGARIAMIFQDALSSLNPVLSVGFQLGEMFRVHQGLSRKDAKAKAVELMDRVKIPAARARVNDYPHQFSGGMRQRIMIAMALALEPELIIADEPTTALDVTVQAQVMDLLAELQREYHMGLILITHDLGVVADVADKIAVMYAGRIVETAPVHELYKRPAHPYTRGLLDSIPRLDSKGRELYAIKGLPPNMAEVPPGCAFNPRCPRAREVCRTDTPPLYQVTEGAEGSGEAEAADGAGGPGPRASACHFWKETVHG
- a CDS encoding ABC transporter ATP-binding protein codes for the protein MADRVGAGEPILEVRDLVKHFPLTQGILFRRQVGAVRAVDGVSFALRQGETLGIVGESGCGKSTVAKLLMNLERPTSGQILYKGEDITRLSGRALKAVRRNIQMVFQDPYTSLNPRMTVGDIVGEPFEIHPEVAPKGDRRRRVQELLDVVGLNPEYINRYPHQFSGGQRQRIGIARGLALNPEVIICDEPVSALDVSVQAQVVNLMERLQDEFDLSYIFIAHDLSVVRHISDRVGVMYLGKMAEVGSDVEIYDHPTHPYTQALLSAVPQPDPELRDRRERIILTGDVPSPADPPSGCRFRTRCWKAQERCAQEVPLLAVPERFAGQDTPAAHPSACHFAEERTRVPAGEAAT
- a CDS encoding ABC transporter permease, producing MASAQRTVPVGRSPGQLMWRRFKRDRTGVAAACVVVFFFAVGLLAPVISRLYGKDPYTRYGQEREGLLNEYGYPIKPNGGIDSEFWFGLEPILGRDVLTQLVYGIRTSLFIAVAVTLATVLTAMVLGVVAGYLGGRTDYFIGRTIDLLMAFPNQLFFVAFMPIVVALFVDPADETPTYIRVLALILVLWFLGWMSLARILRGATLALREREFVEAAKVGGASPWRIVRKELLPNLVTPILVQATYMLPNFVTTAAALSFLGVGIVEPTPDWGRMFATGAEVYQNDITYMFFPGGAMVLFIVAFNLLGDSVRDAFDPRTAR
- a CDS encoding ABC transporter substrate-binding protein: MRSHRTRGPRAVAAALTAGALLLGGCSAGGGGGGDERGGDEPAAQRSAIEFADAEASTGPAEDVPGAREGGTLRVYQRDSYAHLDPAQIYVQDEMTLAHLIHRKLTHVKLDNDGTYSVVGDLATDSGRPSDGGRTWTYTLKDGIRFEDGSPITSEDIRHTFERLFAPFVTQGPTYVQQWMANKTGAAYRELLPDGPYEGEHLPDSVLETPDEKTIVFRFAEPRNDLPYALAMSGYAVVSAEKDTRQKYDKDPLASGPYRIDSFKPGKSMKLVRNPEWDPKTDAARHQYVDGFDITFNHQYEDSTKRLLNDSGEARTAVSFNNAVDAGSHQRVMREARDRTVSGYQVFVAQLAINTRHVEDVRVRRAIAYAFPSKPYLAPYGGPSGGELAGGLISPLLPGYRKDYDPFGKLKKPGGDPVRARELLEEAGKVGTKLTFAYRNNDEEQKASIAVADALEKAGFDVQRKELPTDTYYDLIGDVDNDYDIYVNNWGHDWSSASTVIPPLYDGREVQDGAANYSHVDDPEINSRIDEIRKIADPEKAAAEWFELSEYILEEVTPAVPIYYFKQTQIAGSQVGGLVYNNDMSNLDVTKLYVKR
- a CDS encoding ABC transporter permease, which gives rise to MLRFLVRRTLGAFVILLIISACTFFLFYAIPRDPALLHCGKTCDPESLEIIRRNLGLDKPLTEQYWTYMVGIFAGRDFAVGPCPAPCFGYSFASNEPVWGTIVDRLPTTVSLALGGAVVFLVLGLGAGMLAAWRRGGLVDKLLSSMSLVFSSLQIYFVGPLAIALLVYQLELFRQPEYVPITSSPVDWFVGLLIPWFVLSLIFTAQYTRMSRSTLIEQLGEDHVRAARAKGMPGRTVFFRYAWRGSLIPIVTIFGIDLGALFGGAMVTEFTFTLPGLGRLAVESVLNTDLPMLMGVMLFAATMIILFNILVDAVYAFIDPRVRLSREEFGR
- a CDS encoding oligopeptide/dipeptide ABC transporter ATP-binding protein, yielding MTTVTESAGPGAPPDTESFLSVRDLRVRFSTEDGTVRAVDGLSFDLARGRTLGVVGESGSGKSVTGLSVLGLHDRRTTEVTGRIVLDGQEVTGAGEKELRRLRGNKAAMVFQDSLTALSPYHTVGEQIAEPYRRHTGASRREARRRAVEMLGRVGIPHPRLRADDYPHQFSGGMRQRAMIAMALVCDPDLLIADEPTTALDVTVQAQILDLLGDLQREFGSAIVLITHDLGVVAETADEVLVMYAGRAVERGSAEQVLRSPRHPYTWGLLSSVPRLDGDVAEDLVPIPGSPPSLLDPPTGCPFHPRCAFTGEVGGTRCADERPEPPHGRGAACHLTADRQRALFVERISDGHSPD
- a CDS encoding ABC transporter ATP-binding protein, translating into MVRQFMTVETGPTPHDAEAPGPHVPRESDAPLLTAEGLTKHFPITGGFPFRRRVGTVRAVDGIDLTVHEGESLGLVGESGCGKSTTGRLLTRLAEPTGGRISYRGRDITHAGRRELAPVRTEIQMIFQDPYSSLNPRQTVGTIVGGPLEVNGIDPPGGRERRVRELLETVGLGPEHYNRFPHEFSGGQRQRIGIARALALEPKLVVADEPVSALDVSIQAQVVNLLRTVQRDLGIAFVFIAHDLAVVRHFCRRVAVMYLGRIVEIGDRESVYTAPRHPYTRALLSAVPRLRPGNDGRGRIRLTGDVPSPVDPPSGCRFRTRCRKAREVCAEVEPPLVRLDGDREGHLTACHFPEEGAVAGRGD